A genomic segment from Nitrospira sp. encodes:
- a CDS encoding putative secretion system X pseudopilin PulG-like: MKCPVHVGNDRGVTYLALMFSIVLIGLSVSAAARQWQVMVQREKEADLMAKGIEIQNALALYSAKMKIGRIMPTEIYPQSLAELTRAPKPYLRKIYQDPMGGDWEYLRAPTGGIMGVRSKSKAKPIKERDFPLAVRHFEGRKTYHDWMFQHPNPSSMSMLMPPMMGLPPGGMPLQPGAAGSVPGSVPGAPAPVTPTVPGAVRNP, translated from the coding sequence GTCCTGTTCACGTCGGCAATGACCGAGGCGTCACCTACCTGGCCTTGATGTTCTCGATCGTGTTGATCGGCCTTTCGGTCTCCGCCGCGGCCCGGCAATGGCAAGTCATGGTGCAGCGCGAGAAAGAAGCCGATCTGATGGCGAAGGGGATCGAGATTCAGAATGCATTGGCCCTCTATTCCGCCAAGATGAAGATCGGGCGCATCATGCCCACCGAAATATATCCTCAATCGTTGGCTGAACTGACACGGGCTCCCAAGCCCTATCTGCGGAAAATCTATCAAGACCCGATGGGGGGCGATTGGGAATACCTGCGCGCACCGACGGGCGGCATTATGGGGGTGCGCAGTAAGAGCAAGGCCAAGCCGATCAAAGAAAGGGATTTCCCCCTCGCCGTTCGCCATTTCGAAGGTCGGAAGACCTACCATGACTGGATGTTTCAGCATCCCAATCCCTCCTCGATGTCCATGTTGATGCCGCCGATGATGGGTCTTCCTCCCGGGGGGATGCCTCTTCAACCGGGAGCAGCCGGTTCCGTTCCCGGTTCCGTCCCTGGGGCACCGGCACCCGTCACCCCCACGGTGCCGGGTGCTGTTCGGAACCCTTGA